Genomic window (Neurospora crassa OR74A linkage group VI, whole genome shotgun sequence):
GATTACTTCTCCGACCAACCTGTCATCATGGAGCGCATCCTCAGATCGACAACTAGGCCACGGAAGCGTACAAGACCCCGAAGACCGCGTCTTTCCTATCCGTTCCGTCATTAGCGTCGACCTAGCCGCCACACCACCAGTCAACGATGATATTCGCGCGCGTCGTAGAATTTCTCTGTCCGAGGGTTATGCGACTTCGGCAGGCGCCGGGAATACCGCGACTCCCACTCGTCCGCATGCGTCGACCGTTCCGACTGCCAAATCAGGCGCCATCGACGTCGAAAGTAGGCCCACAGTCAGTCAGAGTCAGTCATCTGTCTCACAACCTGATGGCAGCTCCGTTTTCAGTTCATCGTCCGCGGGCACCATGCGACACAAGCGCCGCATGAATGCCATGACAGGTTCCCTGTCCAGTGTCCAGGCCGATGCCGATAGATATGGAAAGGGACGGCCTATAGAACTCGTCTTGGGCGATTCGTCCGAGGAAGAGTCCGATGGCGGCGCAGACGGCAGCGGAGACGGCGGTGACCTGGGTACGATTGGGGCATCTTCGTCCTCTGGCAGGGAGTCTCTTGACGCTCTTCCTGAAACTCATTTCGCGCCTCGCTTCAAGCATATCGTGACCAACGAGGGCCATGCTGTGATTACAGGTCGCGATGGGCAGCTACAACGGTGCGAAGATGAACCAATTCGTTAGTTCCTCCTCTCTATATTCTCAACGCTCATAACCAATGCTAATCATGGGACAGATACGCCGGGCGCTGTACAGGGCTTCGGATTAATGGTTGTTATTCAGGAAGAACGAGACGGTCGCTTCATTGTGCGATTCGTGAGCGAAAACTCCAAGAGAATCATTGGCTACACCCCGCAAGAGCTCTTCCGAATGAACAACTTCCTCGACATCTTCACTGATGAGCAGTCTGAGAATCTACTGGACCATATCGATTTCATTAGGGATGAGGACTCGGATCCGGCTATCAACGGGCCCGAGGTTTTTAGTCTCTCCATCCGACTCCCCAAAGCCAAAACTTCCGTCAGGCTATGGTGCGCAATCCATGTACACCCGTCACGCCCGGAACTGACAATCTGCGAGTTTGAactcgacgacgaccacgATTACCCTTTGCGACCTCCTGAGGAGGACTTGCCAGACATTCCCGAAGATACTTTGCAGTCGAATCCTACAACCGAAGAGCTCACTGAAAGCACAGCGATCTCGAGCAAGCCATTACGAGTCTTACGCAGTGCGCGTAGGCGAAGAGGCGAGGCAGGAGCAATGCAAGTGTTTGATATCATGAGCCAAGTACAGGAACAACTAGCAAACGCTCCCAATCTGGAAAAGTTTCTCAAGATCTTGGTCGGCATTGTCAAGGAGTTGACGGGCTTTCACCGGGTCATGATTTACCAGTTTGATTCCTCGTTCAACGGCAAGGTCGTCACTGAGCTTGTCGATCCGATGCAAACAAGGGATTTGTACAAGGGACTGCATTTCCCGGCTACAGACATCCCAAGCCAGGCGCGCGAGCTCTACAAGCTCAACAAGGTACGATTACTGTACGATCGAGATGTCGAGAGCGCACGAATCGTTTGCCGAACGCCCGAAGATTTGGAGACCCCGTTGGACATGACGCACTCTTACCTTCGTGCAATGTCGCCAATCCACTTGAAGTATCTTGCTAACATGGCAGTGCGCTCTTCCATGTCCATCTCGATCAACGCCTTTGGCGATCTCTGGGGTCTGGTTTCGTGCCACTCCTACGGGCCCAAGGGGATGAGAGTCTCATTTCCCATACGAAAAATGTGCCGGCTTATCGGTGACACTGCTTCGAGAAACATAGAGCGTTTATCGTATGCTTCCCGTCTCCAAGCCCGCAAGCTCATCAACACAGTACCCACCGACAAGAACCCGTCAGGCTATATAATCGCCTCTTCGGACGACTTGCTGAAGCTATTCAATGCCGATTTCGGAATGCTTTCGATACGCGAGGAGACCAAAATCCTGGGAAAGATCGAGCAGTCACAGGAAGCACTGGCTATGCTAGAGTATCTGCGGCTGCGCAAGTTTTCTTCCGTGGTCACCTCGCAAGACATCAAGATCGACTTTCCCGATCTTCGTTACCCACCAGGATTTCAAGTCATCGCCGGCCTTCTCTATGTGCCCTTGAGCGTCGGTGGGAACGACTTTATCGTCCTGTTTCGCAAGGGCCAGGTGAGGGAAGTGAAGTGGGCGGGTAACCCACACGAAAAAACAATCCAGGCTGGTTCTGCCGCATACCTGGAGCCCAGAAAGAGTTTCAAGGTTTGGTACGAGACGGTTATTGGCAAATCTCGCGAATGGTCAGAGGAGGAAGTCGAGACCGCGGCAGTGCTTTGCTTGGTCTACGGAAAGTTTATCGAGGTTTGGAGGCAAAAGGAGGCAGCCCTGCGGAGCAGCCGTCTTACTCGTTTACTACTCGCAAACTCGGCACACGAAGTGCGCACGCCACTCAACGCCATAATCAACTACCTGGAGATTGCACTAGAAGGTTCCCTCGATCAGGAGACCAGAGACAATCTTGCAAGGTCGCATTCAGCCTCGAAGTCCTTGATCTACGTTATCAACGATTTGCTCGATCTGACCAAGacagaagaagggaaggatcTAGTCAAGGACGAGGTTTTCGATCTGCTTGCGTGTATACGTGAAGCTACGGAGCCTTTCCGGCATGATGCAAAGCGCAAGGGCATTACATACGAGGTCATTGAGCACCCCGGGCTCCCTCGTTTCGTACACGGAGACCAAAGACGAGTCCGACAGGCGGTCGCCAACGTCACAGCAAACGCCGTCAAACATACGTCGGAAGGGTCTGTCAGGGTTGAGCTATACGTGGCCGAAGTACAGGACAACCGAGCTCGCATCGATATCGTGGTCCAGGACTCTGGCCAGGGCATGAGCAATGCGCAGCTGGATGCGCTTTTCAGAGAGCTTGAACAAGTTGACACGGACATTGGATCCGAATCATCTGACGACGACAATTCGCAAAGCGGTAAAGCGCTTGGCCTGGGTCTTGCAGTTGTCGCAAGAATTCTGCGAAATATGGATGGACAGCTCCGGCTGAAGTCCGAGGTTGGGAAGGGATCCAGATTTGTGATCCAATTGCCCTTCGACCTTCCCGAGGAGGAAACCAGCCGAGATACTGTGGGGGCTAGCAGTGGCAACACCGCGCAGCTATCCCTCGGATCTGGTACCGCCTCGGCCTCCGCTGCCTCTGTAACCCAGATGCAGGACGGCGAAGTGATGCTGGTCGACCGCAACAACGGCAGCTCATGGTCTGTTAACAACGCGACTGGCTCGCTGGCGTCCAAGAAGAGCTATGATGACAATCTGAGCATCACAAGCAAAGGTAGCGGACGAAGCGCGCTCAGTGATGCGGACAGGCTCATTGACGCCATTCAAAACCCTCTCACACTAGGCGAGCCCGAGCCAGAAAGCGTCGCTCGGCAAAGGAGGAACTCACGCGGTCCCTACTACAACCCATCTTCCAGTCTTCTCGGATCCTCCAAGGGGCGGTCGGTCAGTCCAGGGAGCCGAAAGCGACCAGATGTTCCTACGCGGTCGGTTTCGTCGCCGAACACTAAGAAGGATTTACCTTTCGAGAAGCCAACGACGGAAGTTGCACCCGGACCTTCTgaaccagcaccagcagctcAAGGGGTGCAGTATGTGACTGACAGTAGGGTCCCCATCAAGCCGGTGAAGTTGCCAGACGAAATGTTCGACAAGCCTGTGGTCCCACCGCAGAGCACGTCAAAGGTGCTCTTTGAAATTAAGGATGCCGTTGCGGATAAGGCGAAAGCAGCATCATCTGCGGTCAAGGAGCAACAATCTGTATCATCACAA
Coding sequences:
- the phy-1 gene encoding sensor histidine kinase/response regulator — translated: MGSYNGAKMNQFGFGLMVVIQEERDGRFIVRFVSENSKRIIGYTPQELFRMNNFLDIFTDEQSENLLDHIDFIRDEDSDPAINGPEVFSLSIRLPKAKTSVRLWCAIHVHPSRPELTICEFELDDDHDYPLRPPEEDLPDIPEDTLQSNPTTEELTESTAISSKPLRVLRSARRRRGEAGAMQVFDIMSQVQEQLANAPNLEKFLKILVGIVKELTGFHRVMIYQFDSSFNGKVVTELVDPMQTRDLYKGLHFPATDIPSQARELYKLNKVRLLYDRDVESARIVCRTPEDLETPLDMTHSYLRAMSPIHLKYLANMAVRSSMSISINAFGDLWGLVSCHSYGPKGMRVSFPIRKMCRLIGDTASRNIERLSYASRLQARKLINTVPTDKNPSGYIIASSDDLLKLFNADFGMLSIREETKILGKIEQSQEALAMLEYLRLRKFSSVVTSQDIKIDFPDLRYPPGFQVIAGLLYVPLSVGGNDFIVLFRKGQVREVKWAGNPHEKTIQAGSAAYLEPRKSFKVWYETVIGKSREWSEEEVETAAVLCLVYGKFIEVWRQKEAALRSSRLTRLLLANSAHEVRTPLNAIINYLEIALEGSLDQETRDNLARSHSASKSLIYVINDLLDLTKTEEGKDLVKDEVFDLLACIREATEPFRHDAKRKGITYEVIEHPGLPRFVHGDQRRVRQAVANVTANAVKHTSEGSVRVELYVAEVQDNRARIDIVVQDSGQGMSNAQLDALFRELEQVDTDIGSESSDDDNSQSGKALGLGLAVVARILRNMDGQLRLKSEVGKGSRFVIQLPFDLPEEETSRDTVGASSGNTAQLSLGSGTASASAASVTQMQDGEVMLVDRNNGSSWSVNNATGSLASKKSYDDNLSITSKGSGRSALSDADRLIDAIQNPLTLGEPEPESVARQRRNSRGPYYNPSSSLLGSSKGRSVSPGSRKRPDVPTRSVSSPNTKKDLPFEKPTTEVAPGPSEPAPAAQGVQYVTDSRVPIKPVKLPDEMFDKPVVPPQSTSKVLFEIKDAVADKAKAASSAVKEQQSVSSQQPAPPPAPAKEASTTNNKLQVLVAEDDPINVKVLRKRLEKAGYKVTHALNGEDCAAVYEDKPVVFDVVLMDMQMPIVDGLTSTKMIRAFEKTNRDGSGQQLSDIASDHGRVPIFAVSASLVEQEKDTYVDAGFDGWILKPIDFKRLETLLQGITDDKARNDALYVQGQWERGGWFEKKGVGNMGQEQEENHEQ